One Panthera leo isolate Ple1 chromosome B1, P.leo_Ple1_pat1.1, whole genome shotgun sequence DNA window includes the following coding sequences:
- the RASGEF1B gene encoding ras-GEF domain-containing family member 1B isoform X1: protein MYSSGITPVCFTSPLTEKPIGKESMPQTPPFSAMFDSSGYNRNLYQSADDSCGGLYYHDNNLLSGSLEALIQHLVPNVDYYPDRTYIFTFLLSSRLFMHPYELMAKVCHLCVEHQRLSDPNSDKNQIRKIAPKILQLLTEWTETFPYDFRDERMMRNLKDLAHRIASGEETYRKNVQQMIQCLIRKLATLSQYEEVLAKISSTSTDRLTVLKTKPQSIQRDIITVCSDPYTLAQQLTHIELERLSYIGPEEFVQAFVQKDPLDNDKSCYSEQKKTRNLEAYVEWFNRLSYLVATEICMPVKKKHRARMIEYFIDVARECFNIGNFNSLMAIISGMNMSPVSRLKKTWAKVKTAKFDVLEHQMDPSSNFYNYRTALRGAAQRSLTAHSSREKIVIPFFSLLIKDIYFLNEGCANRLPNGHVNFEKFWELAKQVSEFMIWKQVECPFERDRKILQYLLTVPVFSEDALYLASYESEGPENHIEKDRWKSLRSSLLGRV, encoded by the exons gaAAGCATGCCTCAGACTCCTCCCTTTTCAGCAATGTTTGACAGCAGTGGTTACAACCGAAACCTCTATCAGTCTGCAGATGACAGCTGCGGAGGGTTGTATTACCACGACAACAAcctcctctctgggtctctggaaGCACTCATCCAGCACTTAGTACCTAATGTGGATTACTATCCGGAT AGAACATACATATTTACCTTCCTACTCAGTTCTCGGTTATTTATGCATCCATACGAGTTAATGGCCAAGGTTTGCCACTTATGTGTTGAACACCAGAGACTAAGTGATCCTAATAGCGATAAG aACCAGATAAGAAAAATTGCACCCAAAATCCTTCAACTCCTGACAGAATGGACGGAAACGTTTCCTTATGATTTTCGGGATGAAAGAAtgatgagaaacttaaaagatcTGGCTCACCGAATAGCCAGTGGCGAGGAG ACATACAGGAAGAATGTCCAGCAGATGATCCAGTGTCTGATCCGCAAACTTGCCACACTCAGCCAGTATGAGGAAGTCCTGGCAAAAATCAGCTCCACGTCTACAGATCGGCTCACGGTTCTCAAGACCAAACCACAGTCCATACAGAGGGACATCATTACTGTCTGCAGCGACCCTTACACCTTGGCCCAGCAGCTGACTCACATAGAGCTG GAAAGGCTCAGTTATATTGGGCCAGAAGAATTTGTTCAGGCGTTTGTACAGAAGGACCCTTTGGATAATGACAAG AGTTGCTACAGTGAACAGAAGAAGACACGAAACTTAGAAGCTTACGTGGAATGGTTTAATCGCCTCAGCTACTTGGTTGCCACAGAAATCTGCATG CCTGTAAAGAAAAAGCACCGAGCAAGAATGATCGAGTATTTCATTGACGTAGCTCGGGAGTGTTTTAACATTGGCAACTTCAACTCCTTGATGGCGATAATCT CTGGCATGAACATGAGCCCAGTCTCTCGACTGAAAAAAACATGGGCCAAAGTGAAGACTGCAAAGTTTGATGTTCTCGAG CATCAGATGGACCCTTCAAGCAATTTCTACAATTACCGAACAGCTCTTCGTGGGGCAGCACAAAGGTCTTTAACTGCTCACAGCAGCAGAGAGAAG atTGTGATACCCTTCTTCAGTCTTTTAATCAAAGATATTTATTTCCTCAATGAGGGCTGTGCCAACCGCCTTCCAAACGGCCATGTCAATTTTGAG AAATTTTGGGAACTGGCCAAACAAGTGAGTGAATTCATGATATGGAAACAAGTAGAGTGTCCATTTGAGAGGGACCGGAAGATCTTGCAGTATCTGCTCACAGTACCAGTCTTCAGTGAAGATG CACTCTACTTGGCTTCCTATGAGAGTGAAGGACCTGAAAATCACATAGAGAAGGACAGATGGAAGTCCCTAAG GTCCAGCCTCTTAGGCAGAGTTTAA
- the RASGEF1B gene encoding ras-GEF domain-containing family member 1B isoform X4: protein MPQTPPFSAMFDSSGYNRNLYQSADDSCGGLYYHDNNLLSGSLEALIQHLVPNVDYYPDRTYIFTFLLSSRLFMHPYELMAKVCHLCVEHQRLSDPNSDKNQIRKIAPKILQLLTEWTETFPYDFRDERMMRNLKDLAHRIASGEETYRKNVQQMIQCLIRKLATLSQYEEVLAKISSTSTDRLTVLKTKPQSIQRDIITVCSDPYTLAQQLTHIELERLSYIGPEEFVQAFVQKDPLDNDKSCYSEQKKTRNLEAYVEWFNRLSYLVATEICMPVKKKHRARMIEYFIDVARECFNIGNFNSLMAIISGMNMSPVSRLKKTWAKVKTAKFDVLEHQMDPSSNFYNYRTALRGAAQRSLTAHSSREKIVIPFFSLLIKDIYFLNEGCANRLPNGHVNFEKFWELAKQVSEFMIWKQVECPFERDRKILQYLLTVPVFSEDALYLASYESEGPENHIEKDRWKSLRSSLLGRV, encoded by the exons ATGCCTCAGACTCCTCCCTTTTCAGCAATGTTTGACAGCAGTGGTTACAACCGAAACCTCTATCAGTCTGCAGATGACAGCTGCGGAGGGTTGTATTACCACGACAACAAcctcctctctgggtctctggaaGCACTCATCCAGCACTTAGTACCTAATGTGGATTACTATCCGGAT AGAACATACATATTTACCTTCCTACTCAGTTCTCGGTTATTTATGCATCCATACGAGTTAATGGCCAAGGTTTGCCACTTATGTGTTGAACACCAGAGACTAAGTGATCCTAATAGCGATAAG aACCAGATAAGAAAAATTGCACCCAAAATCCTTCAACTCCTGACAGAATGGACGGAAACGTTTCCTTATGATTTTCGGGATGAAAGAAtgatgagaaacttaaaagatcTGGCTCACCGAATAGCCAGTGGCGAGGAG ACATACAGGAAGAATGTCCAGCAGATGATCCAGTGTCTGATCCGCAAACTTGCCACACTCAGCCAGTATGAGGAAGTCCTGGCAAAAATCAGCTCCACGTCTACAGATCGGCTCACGGTTCTCAAGACCAAACCACAGTCCATACAGAGGGACATCATTACTGTCTGCAGCGACCCTTACACCTTGGCCCAGCAGCTGACTCACATAGAGCTG GAAAGGCTCAGTTATATTGGGCCAGAAGAATTTGTTCAGGCGTTTGTACAGAAGGACCCTTTGGATAATGACAAG AGTTGCTACAGTGAACAGAAGAAGACACGAAACTTAGAAGCTTACGTGGAATGGTTTAATCGCCTCAGCTACTTGGTTGCCACAGAAATCTGCATG CCTGTAAAGAAAAAGCACCGAGCAAGAATGATCGAGTATTTCATTGACGTAGCTCGGGAGTGTTTTAACATTGGCAACTTCAACTCCTTGATGGCGATAATCT CTGGCATGAACATGAGCCCAGTCTCTCGACTGAAAAAAACATGGGCCAAAGTGAAGACTGCAAAGTTTGATGTTCTCGAG CATCAGATGGACCCTTCAAGCAATTTCTACAATTACCGAACAGCTCTTCGTGGGGCAGCACAAAGGTCTTTAACTGCTCACAGCAGCAGAGAGAAG atTGTGATACCCTTCTTCAGTCTTTTAATCAAAGATATTTATTTCCTCAATGAGGGCTGTGCCAACCGCCTTCCAAACGGCCATGTCAATTTTGAG AAATTTTGGGAACTGGCCAAACAAGTGAGTGAATTCATGATATGGAAACAAGTAGAGTGTCCATTTGAGAGGGACCGGAAGATCTTGCAGTATCTGCTCACAGTACCAGTCTTCAGTGAAGATG CACTCTACTTGGCTTCCTATGAGAGTGAAGGACCTGAAAATCACATAGAGAAGGACAGATGGAAGTCCCTAAG GTCCAGCCTCTTAGGCAGAGTTTAA